GCGAATCGACGCGCCGATCGCCCGCGTATTTCGTTCAAACACCACCACCTGCCGACCGCGCTTTGCGGCTGCCAGCGCGTGGGCCAGCCCCACTATTCCCGCCCCGACAACAATGACCTCTACTTTACTCATTTTTATTCATCAATTTTGTCTTTGGGGGACGTTCACGACGACGCTTCCAAACTCACTAAGACTCCCTTTAGCTCCATCAGCGAATCTAGCAGTCCGTCATTGGGATAAGCCGCCAGTTGCGATCGCTCGTGGGTTCCGTTGGTGACCCCCAGAGACAGGCACGCATGAGCATTGATTCCAGCGGCCAAATCAGACGGCGTATCCCCAATAACCACCACCGCCTGGGGGTCTTTAACGCCTAATTTATACATCGCTTTCTGAATCATGTAGGGCGCAGGCCTGCCCTCCTGGTTGTAAATTTCTGATGGCGTAACGGAGGCTTGAATGATGGAGTTGGGGCCACCCACATAGTCCGAATTTAGCCCCACATCCCAACCCAAACGATTTAGGATGATGTCCGTTACTTTTCGATAAAAACCTGTGTTGAGGGCGATCGCAATTCCCTGGTTCTGCAAATAGGAAAACATCGCCAAACAACCCTCTGTAGGCGAAACAGAATGGGTTTGATAATGCTCCTCTAGCACCGAGCAAAATGCAGCGTAGGACACATCAATCTGTTCGGATAAATCTGGATGACCTGCACCAAGTTGGGCTTCCCAAAGGGTTTGAAAAACTCGTTTTTTTGCCCATCCCATCATGGACACAATCTGGTCAGTCGTTGCTTCCAGTCCGGTTCGTTCGGCTGCCAGAAAGAAGCACTTCTCAACTTCTTGCTCATCCTTAACCGTTGTGCCCGCCATGTCGAACACAACAAGCTGAATACTAGACACAGCAATTTTCCTGCGTAGGTTG
The Thermoleptolyngbya sichuanensis A183 DNA segment above includes these coding regions:
- a CDS encoding HAD family hydrolase → MSSIQLVVFDMAGTTVKDEQEVEKCFFLAAERTGLEATTDQIVSMMGWAKKRVFQTLWEAQLGAGHPDLSEQIDVSYAAFCSVLEEHYQTHSVSPTEGCLAMFSYLQNQGIAIALNTGFYRKVTDIILNRLGWDVGLNSDYVGGPNSIIQASVTPSEIYNQEGRPAPYMIQKAMYKLGVKDPQAVVVIGDTPSDLAAGINAHACLSLGVTNGTHERSQLAAYPNDGLLDSLMELKGVLVSLEASS